One Shewanella sp. MR-4 DNA window includes the following coding sequences:
- a CDS encoding ATP-binding cassette domain-containing protein encodes MTRAFGGINAVEDLDLAIPKGTIYGFLGPNGCGKSTSIRMLTGLLSPTSGDIRVLGETLPGAEEKLRRRIGYMTQKFSLYDNLSVRENLEFVAQIYGLNRRQTKARLAELLSLYDLAGREKQMAGSMSGGQKQRLALAAATLHHPELLFLDEPTSAVDPENRREFWERLFDLCAQGTTILVSTHYMDEAERCHGLAILERGIKRADGSPQQLMAAMGARVIEVSGEDLRKLKQSLISDANVLSAAQIGSRLRVLVQSSIADPLAWLSPRVAGRALTEVRPSLEDVFVTCTGGRAQLTPPNGSQATTVEAQDAT; translated from the coding sequence ATGACCCGCGCCTTCGGTGGCATCAATGCGGTCGAAGATCTCGATTTAGCTATCCCTAAGGGCACGATTTATGGATTTTTAGGCCCCAATGGTTGCGGTAAATCGACCTCTATTCGGATGTTAACTGGACTGCTGAGTCCAACCTCGGGGGATATTCGGGTGCTGGGCGAAACCTTGCCCGGCGCCGAGGAAAAACTGCGCCGCCGCATTGGCTATATGACGCAAAAATTCTCCCTCTACGACAATTTGTCGGTGCGGGAAAACCTTGAGTTTGTGGCACAAATTTATGGGCTGAATCGTCGCCAAACCAAGGCGCGTTTGGCCGAGCTATTAAGCCTTTACGATTTGGCGGGGCGCGAGAAGCAAATGGCGGGCTCCATGAGTGGCGGGCAAAAGCAGCGTTTAGCCTTAGCCGCCGCGACCTTACATCACCCCGAGCTGTTATTTCTCGATGAGCCGACGTCGGCGGTAGACCCTGAAAATCGCCGCGAGTTTTGGGAACGGCTGTTCGACCTCTGTGCCCAAGGCACCACGATTTTAGTCTCGACCCACTATATGGATGAGGCCGAGCGTTGCCATGGTCTCGCGATTTTAGAGCGCGGGATAAAACGCGCCGACGGCTCGCCGCAACAACTCATGGCGGCCATGGGTGCGCGGGTCATTGAAGTGTCGGGGGAGGATTTACGTAAGCTTAAACAGTCGCTTATCAGCGACGCCAATGTGTTATCGGCGGCGCAGATTGGCAGTCGTTTACGGGTATTGGTGCAAAGTTCGATTGCAGATCCGCTGGCTTGGTTAAGCCCAAGGGTTGCGGGGCGGGCGCTGACCGAGGTGCGTCCAAGCCTTGAGGATGTGTTTGTCACTTGCACGGGCGGACGTGCCCAGCTAACACCGCCAAACGGCAGTCAGGCCACGACAGTGGAGGCTCAAGATGCTACGTAG
- a CDS encoding S8 family serine peptidase encodes MKLTKIASAVIALSVGVIAQAHADDNRYVIQVEAGHAGIVKALAKKLGAEINLEGDEFIAATFTGKDLAQVKGLLNNPHITLIEEDVRRHPMALYNDDAGNPMTQQVTPYAVYQSHANEVTFNPNAGMKVCIIDSGLDSSNPDFNWNNITGDSDPGTGNWFQNGGPHGTHVAGTIGAADNNIGVVGMAPGVPMHIVKVFNASGWGYSSDLAYAANKCSNAGAKIISMSLGGGAANNTEKNAFDAFTAAGGLVVAAAGNDGNSVRSYPAGYPSVMMIGANDANNNIADFSQYPSCVSGRGKKAVNDDGICVEVTAGGVDTLSTYPAGMATASTLTADGATVASSAMENPGSATGNTYFMGTAQAVDSGANGKICVIDRGVISFHDKVLNCENSGGVGAIVINNVAGMLYGTLGDTNATTIPAVGAAFEDRASLIAAQNATVSIDSVDYGFMSGTSMATPAVSGMAALVWSNHSQCTGTQIRKALKATAMDAGTVGKDNYFGYGIVNAKAADAYLTTYGCSGK; translated from the coding sequence ATGAAATTAACCAAAATCGCGAGTGCCGTTATTGCCTTATCTGTGGGCGTTATTGCCCAAGCCCATGCCGACGATAATCGTTATGTCATCCAAGTAGAAGCGGGTCATGCAGGCATTGTGAAGGCACTGGCTAAAAAATTAGGTGCTGAAATCAATCTTGAAGGGGATGAATTTATTGCAGCGACTTTTACCGGTAAAGATCTCGCCCAAGTAAAAGGCCTGCTAAACAATCCACATATCACCCTGATTGAAGAAGACGTTCGCCGTCATCCTATGGCGTTGTATAACGACGATGCGGGCAATCCAATGACCCAGCAAGTCACGCCGTATGCGGTATATCAATCCCATGCCAACGAAGTGACCTTTAACCCAAATGCGGGCATGAAGGTGTGTATTATTGACTCTGGTTTAGATAGCTCAAACCCTGACTTTAACTGGAACAACATCACTGGCGACAGCGACCCAGGCACGGGTAACTGGTTCCAAAATGGTGGCCCACACGGCACTCACGTAGCGGGTACTATTGGTGCGGCAGACAACAATATCGGTGTAGTCGGTATGGCGCCAGGCGTACCTATGCACATCGTAAAAGTATTCAACGCATCGGGCTGGGGTTACTCCTCTGACTTAGCCTATGCAGCCAACAAATGTAGCAATGCTGGCGCTAAGATCATCAGCATGAGTTTAGGTGGCGGCGCAGCTAACAATACTGAAAAGAATGCCTTCGACGCCTTTACTGCGGCGGGTGGTTTAGTGGTCGCGGCAGCGGGTAACGACGGTAACTCAGTGCGCTCTTATCCAGCAGGTTATCCATCTGTCATGATGATCGGTGCTAACGATGCCAACAATAACATTGCCGACTTCTCCCAATACCCAAGCTGCGTGAGCGGTCGTGGTAAAAAAGCCGTCAACGATGATGGCATCTGTGTTGAAGTTACCGCCGGTGGTGTCGATACCCTTTCAACCTACCCAGCAGGCATGGCAACGGCGTCAACCTTAACTGCCGATGGCGCGACAGTTGCGTCATCAGCGATGGAAAACCCAGGTTCAGCCACAGGCAATACCTACTTTATGGGCACGGCTCAAGCCGTGGATTCTGGCGCGAACGGTAAGATTTGCGTAATCGATCGCGGCGTGATTTCCTTCCACGATAAAGTACTTAACTGTGAAAACTCAGGCGGTGTCGGCGCAATCGTTATCAACAACGTCGCGGGCATGCTCTACGGCACTTTGGGTGATACCAACGCCACCACCATTCCTGCAGTTGGCGCAGCTTTCGAAGATAGAGCGAGCCTAATCGCTGCACAAAACGCAACGGTTTCAATCGATTCGGTTGACTACGGCTTTATGAGCGGTACTTCAATGGCGACACCAGCAGTATCGGGTATGGCGGCACTGGTATGGTCTAACCATTCACAATGTACTGGTACACAAATCCGTAAGGCACTCAAAGCGACAGCGATGGATGCGGGCACTGTGGGCAAGGATAACTACTTCGGTTATGGTATCGTCAACGCGAAAGCGGCCGATGCTTACCTCACCACCTATGGCTGCTCTGGCAAATAG
- a CDS encoding DMT family transporter, which yields MPANFLLLLAAAIWGFGFVAQTLGMEHLSPFAFNGLRFLIGTVSLVPLVWYLARQGKIHLGTPKDFAIGCVAVGGLLFAGASLQQVGLLYTTAANAGFITGLYIVLVPILGLALKHATGANTWVGCGIAVVGLYFLSIKDGFHLGYGDTLQLIGALFWAMHILAVDHFAKRISPVLLAMMQFLVCGVLSLLVSAAIEVTTVDKVIAAWGSLAYAGLISVGIAYTLQVLAQKHAHPAHAAIILSLETVFAAIGGILFLGESLGLRALFGCGLMLLGMLISQVPLRYLIKSRHQKVS from the coding sequence TTGCCTGCCAATTTTTTACTCCTGCTCGCCGCCGCTATCTGGGGCTTTGGTTTTGTCGCCCAAACCTTAGGGATGGAGCATTTATCGCCGTTTGCATTCAACGGGCTACGTTTCTTAATTGGTACTGTGTCACTCGTTCCTCTGGTGTGGTACTTGGCTCGGCAAGGCAAAATTCATCTCGGTACACCCAAAGATTTTGCCATTGGCTGTGTTGCGGTGGGCGGACTGTTATTTGCTGGCGCATCGCTACAACAGGTGGGACTGCTTTATACCACGGCCGCTAACGCGGGCTTTATCACTGGGCTTTATATCGTGTTAGTGCCGATATTGGGCTTAGCCCTGAAACATGCTACCGGCGCCAATACCTGGGTGGGCTGTGGTATCGCCGTGGTGGGGCTGTATTTTTTAAGCATTAAAGACGGCTTTCACCTCGGTTATGGTGATACGCTGCAATTGATTGGCGCACTGTTTTGGGCGATGCATATTTTGGCGGTGGATCATTTTGCCAAGCGAATTTCGCCTGTGTTACTCGCCATGATGCAGTTTTTGGTGTGCGGCGTGTTAAGCCTACTTGTGTCGGCGGCCATTGAGGTCACGACAGTCGATAAGGTGATTGCAGCTTGGGGCTCACTGGCCTACGCGGGGCTGATTTCAGTGGGTATTGCCTACACTTTACAGGTGCTGGCGCAAAAGCATGCTCATCCTGCGCACGCGGCGATTATTTTGAGTTTAGAAACCGTGTTTGCGGCCATCGGCGGTATTCTGTTCCTTGGTGAAAGCTTAGGACTGCGCGCCTTGTTTGGGTGCGGCTTGATGCTGCTGGGGATGTTGATTTCCCAAGTGCCGCTGCGCTATTTGATTAAGTCTCGGCACCAGAAAGTCAGTTAA
- a CDS encoding alpha/beta hydrolase — protein sequence MAQTDKMQIHSEILNDDINLQIRLPETYGHSSDFRYPVLVVLDGSTQFEHIAANVGFLSGYAIVPELIVVGVSSNNRLKSFTPTPLEQFKDRSGGAENYRQFLETELLSSLSQKYRMADYHILSGHSLAGLFSSYVALTPDSRFNAAISISPSLWWDNNWLVHESAKLAVAKRTKPMRWFLSIASEPNEMASAFAAQITQLQNTLGSSPSVKPPSAQMLRWFDKRFPEETHDSTPLIGNVEALKTLFAGWNAVPEVAVMPLKALKQLYHQQTAVFGYEFPLSAQQYNVYGLKASYEQKTAWGVEILQEGTKVFPMSEVLWDSLATAYDLDGQTALAIDASNKAVQLAKQSDSVF from the coding sequence ATGGCACAGACAGACAAAATGCAGATCCATTCTGAAATATTGAATGATGACATTAACTTACAAATCAGACTCCCCGAAACCTATGGTCATTCCAGCGATTTTCGTTATCCCGTTTTAGTTGTCTTGGATGGCTCGACACAATTTGAGCATATTGCCGCGAATGTCGGTTTTTTAAGTGGTTATGCCATCGTCCCCGAACTGATCGTGGTGGGTGTCAGCTCGAATAATCGCTTAAAGTCGTTTACGCCGACCCCATTAGAACAGTTCAAAGACCGAAGTGGCGGAGCAGAGAATTACAGGCAGTTTTTAGAAACAGAACTACTCAGCAGCTTGAGCCAGAAATATCGCATGGCCGATTACCACATTCTGTCCGGGCACTCTTTGGCTGGGCTATTCAGCAGTTATGTGGCTCTGACGCCCGATAGTCGGTTTAATGCGGCGATATCAATTAGCCCAAGCCTTTGGTGGGACAATAATTGGCTCGTACACGAGTCCGCTAAGTTAGCTGTTGCCAAACGGACAAAACCCATGCGTTGGTTTTTGAGTATCGCCAGTGAACCCAACGAGATGGCCAGCGCCTTTGCTGCCCAAATCACCCAATTGCAAAATACCTTGGGTAGCAGCCCGTCAGTGAAGCCTCCTTCAGCCCAAATGTTGCGATGGTTTGATAAACGATTCCCTGAAGAAACCCATGACAGTACCCCGCTTATCGGCAATGTAGAGGCATTAAAGACGCTGTTTGCAGGCTGGAATGCGGTGCCCGAAGTCGCGGTGATGCCGCTAAAGGCGTTAAAGCAGTTATATCACCAGCAAACGGCGGTCTTTGGCTATGAGTTTCCGCTTTCTGCACAGCAGTACAATGTCTATGGTCTCAAGGCCAGCTATGAGCAAAAAACGGCGTGGGGAGTGGAGATTTTACAGGAGGGGACAAAGGTGTTTCCTATGTCTGAGGTGCTCTGGGATAGCTTAGCAACTGCCTACGATCTTGATGGTCAAACCGCTCTGGCGATTGATGCTTCCAACAAAGCAGTGCAGTTGGCAAAGCAATCCGACTCAGTGTTTTAA
- a CDS encoding ABC transporter permease — protein sequence MLRRIWAVVVKELRQLSRDRMTFGMIVMIPLVQLMLFGYAINTDARHLPAGLVNLSDSAYSLALVKAVEATQVVDFKHRYLSAAEADAAITRGEVKAVLYLGADLDERLVRHPAFAGQAYFAEPVGQWLVDGSDTVVASTIRSLRQMPLDEIAGRAVKSNPPSFEVVQYFNPEQRSVVNIVPGLLGVILTMTMVMFTSAAIVREREQGNMEFLITTPVRPLELMLGKITPYVLVGFVQLAIILTAGHLLFAVPIRGGLDSIALAAMLFICASLTLGLVISTIAKTQLQSMQMTVFILLPSILLSGFMFPYEAMPVAAQWIAEALPATHFMRMSRAIVLRDAEVSDLQFDALWMIGFTCLGLLVASLRFSKRLD from the coding sequence ATGCTACGTAGAATTTGGGCCGTGGTCGTCAAAGAACTCAGGCAGCTATCGCGGGATCGCATGACCTTCGGCATGATAGTGATGATCCCCTTAGTGCAGTTGATGCTGTTTGGCTATGCCATCAACACCGATGCGCGCCATTTGCCCGCAGGTTTAGTGAACTTAAGCGATTCCGCCTATAGCCTCGCCTTGGTCAAGGCGGTAGAAGCGACTCAAGTCGTTGATTTTAAACATCGGTATTTGAGTGCCGCCGAGGCGGATGCGGCCATCACTCGGGGCGAAGTGAAAGCCGTGCTGTATTTAGGCGCCGATCTCGACGAGCGTTTAGTGCGACATCCCGCCTTTGCGGGGCAGGCCTATTTTGCCGAGCCTGTGGGGCAATGGTTGGTAGATGGCTCGGATACTGTGGTCGCCTCCACCATTCGCAGTTTAAGGCAAATGCCACTGGATGAAATTGCGGGCAGGGCGGTCAAATCGAATCCCCCCAGTTTTGAGGTGGTGCAGTATTTTAACCCTGAGCAGCGTTCTGTGGTGAATATCGTCCCCGGCCTCTTGGGGGTCATTTTGACTATGACCATGGTGATGTTTACCTCGGCCGCGATTGTGCGCGAGCGTGAGCAGGGCAATATGGAGTTTTTAATCACCACGCCGGTGAGGCCACTCGAGCTAATGCTTGGGAAAATCACCCCTTATGTATTAGTGGGCTTTGTGCAATTGGCCATTATTCTCACCGCCGGACATTTACTGTTTGCCGTGCCGATCCGCGGCGGTTTGGACTCGATTGCGCTGGCGGCCATGCTGTTTATCTGCGCCAGTTTGACCTTAGGCCTAGTGATTTCGACCATAGCGAAAACCCAGTTACAGTCGATGCAGATGACGGTGTTTATCCTGCTGCCGTCGATTCTGTTGTCGGGCTTTATGTTTCCCTACGAGGCCATGCCCGTGGCGGCGCAGTGGATTGCCGAGGCGTTACCCGCGACGCACTTTATGCGTATGTCCCGCGCGATTGTGCTGAGGGATGCCGAGGTGAGTGACTTGCAATTTGATGCGCTGTGGATGATTGGCTTTACCTGTCTAGGGCTGCTGGTGGCAAGCCTGCGATTCTCCAAACGTTTGGATTAA
- a CDS encoding VOC family protein yields MAQSIFVNLAVESVQQSRAFYAGLGFGINEQYSNEQAACVVIADNIYVMLLAKPFFAGFTDKAIADARTTTEVLNCLDCDSRERVDHLVKLAEQHGGKAYRQAQDQGFMYGHAFEDPDGHIWELVYMTAQPG; encoded by the coding sequence ATGGCACAAAGTATCTTTGTTAATTTAGCGGTTGAAAGTGTTCAACAATCTCGGGCTTTTTACGCTGGCCTAGGATTTGGTATCAATGAGCAATACAGCAATGAGCAGGCTGCTTGCGTGGTGATTGCCGACAATATTTATGTGATGCTGCTGGCGAAGCCTTTTTTCGCTGGTTTTACCGATAAGGCTATTGCCGATGCCCGCACCACGACAGAAGTGCTCAATTGCCTAGACTGCGACAGTCGAGAGCGTGTCGATCACTTGGTCAAGCTCGCAGAGCAACATGGCGGCAAAGCCTATCGTCAAGCGCAGGATCAAGGATTTATGTACGGTCATGCCTTTGAAGATCCCGATGGACATATCTGGGAACTTGTTTATATGACGGCGCAGCCTGGTTAG
- a CDS encoding DUF4136 domain-containing protein gives MYLSQTIGRLLTLLTISLAALTACVSVDDSQALRTTIVTSGDLSQLPPSAMTYTWHPTLQKIFVDRRLDKQQVQQHMQDTLKKVLLTKGYRWVEDPQLADFQVGFGVAMGTQMSDEQILAAAGLVPGLSNQGVDPKKYDKGSVLISFFKPTGVAGQPTEMVWRVLAQGFANIKDMDEVKARFDGLIDEMLLSLPVTHAVQ, from the coding sequence ATGTATTTATCACAAACCATTGGGCGTTTATTGACGCTATTAACCATCAGTTTGGCCGCGCTGACGGCCTGTGTGAGTGTGGATGATTCGCAGGCGCTGCGAACCACGATTGTGACTTCGGGGGATTTGAGTCAATTACCGCCGAGTGCCATGACCTATACCTGGCATCCCACCCTACAGAAGATCTTTGTTGACCGCAGGCTCGATAAGCAGCAAGTGCAGCAGCATATGCAAGATACGCTGAAAAAAGTACTGCTGACAAAAGGTTATCGCTGGGTCGAAGATCCGCAGCTTGCTGACTTTCAAGTGGGGTTTGGCGTTGCCATGGGCACACAAATGTCGGATGAGCAGATACTCGCCGCCGCAGGCCTAGTGCCTGGGTTGTCGAATCAAGGTGTTGACCCTAAAAAGTACGATAAAGGCTCAGTGCTGATTAGCTTTTTTAAGCCGACGGGAGTCGCAGGCCAACCCACCGAAATGGTCTGGCGAGTCCTTGCCCAAGGCTTTGCCAACATTAAAGATATGGACGAAGTTAAGGCCCGCTTCGATGGTTTAATCGATGAAATGCTGTTATCGCTGCCCGTCACCCATGCGGTGCAATAG
- a CDS encoding SseB family protein, with the protein MLYTLEATTPLEQIFVKALQDNLYAAEFYQKLSQSTLFILSESSTEAPEAGEGAMAIGITQWYVPLEDGSDHPFTPIFTSQTAVDKAIELMKSEGTAHHGVMTLDAETLFQVLLQSGSDMALNPNSNMSKSLDAHEVRLMLSSQLELVEHRGALSLFGNIEPHEYPHFAQLKALLSNYKAVEKAYLLESSRLDFIRSTSDHALSLVIQLPAENSADFNRIRGDVKSLERQLGQDSWPIKVHHLHGDSVEPIVTFCQAKSAPFYSRSLLSSIKGWFK; encoded by the coding sequence ATGTTGTACACCCTAGAAGCGACAACCCCACTCGAACAAATTTTTGTGAAGGCCCTCCAAGACAATCTGTATGCGGCCGAGTTTTATCAAAAGCTTAGCCAATCAACCCTGTTTATCTTGAGTGAGAGTAGCACTGAGGCGCCCGAGGCGGGTGAGGGTGCGATGGCTATCGGCATCACCCAGTGGTATGTCCCCCTCGAGGATGGCAGTGATCATCCTTTTACGCCGATTTTCACATCTCAAACCGCCGTCGATAAGGCCATCGAATTGATGAAGAGCGAAGGCACTGCGCACCATGGGGTGATGACGCTCGATGCCGAGACGCTGTTCCAAGTGTTGCTGCAATCGGGGAGCGATATGGCGCTGAATCCTAACAGCAATATGTCGAAATCCTTGGATGCACACGAAGTACGCTTGATGCTGTCATCACAGCTTGAGTTGGTGGAGCACAGGGGCGCGCTCTCGCTATTTGGCAATATCGAGCCCCATGAGTATCCCCATTTCGCCCAGCTCAAAGCGTTGCTGTCGAACTATAAAGCCGTCGAGAAGGCCTATCTGTTGGAATCGTCACGCTTGGATTTTATACGAAGTACGTCGGACCACGCCTTAAGTCTAGTGATCCAGTTACCCGCTGAAAACTCAGCGGATTTTAATCGTATTCGTGGCGATGTGAAGTCGCTCGAGCGTCAACTGGGGCAGGACAGCTGGCCCATTAAGGTGCACCATTTACATGGCGACAGCGTCGAGCCTATTGTTACATTTTGCCAAGCCAAGAGCGCGCCTTTTTACAGCCGCTCACTGCTGAGCAGTATCAAAGGTTGGTTTAAGTAA
- a CDS encoding acetyl-CoA hydrolase/transferase family protein, with translation MPAIVCQSALEAVSLIQSGETLWTHSMGATPRVLLDALAKHALTLENLTLLQLHTEGAESLSHPDLRGHLRHRCFFGGVPTRPLLQSGDADYVPIFLSEVPKLFRSGEQKIDTAIIQVSPPDKHGMCSLGISVEATLAACQVAGKIIAHINPQMPRTHGDGFIHIDRFAAVYEQSASLPIHAFATGDAVSLAIGKNVAELVRDGDCLQMGIGAIPDAVLSCLTEHKDLGVHTELFSDGILQLVEKGVINNSKKRFYPGKLVTGFALGSQKLYDYVDDNPAVIFMDIEQVNDTAIIRKNPNVMAINSALQVDLSGQVCADSIGTKIYSGVGGQMDFIRGAGLSEGGRSVIALPSTASGGKISRIAPVLSPGAGVVTTRAHVHYIVTEYGAANLRGRSLRERAQALINIAHPDFREQLCRDAFEVWGLSL, from the coding sequence ATGCCTGCGATTGTGTGTCAAAGTGCCCTCGAAGCGGTATCGCTCATTCAAAGTGGCGAAACTCTGTGGACCCATTCCATGGGGGCGACCCCCAGAGTCTTATTGGATGCGCTGGCAAAACATGCGCTCACCCTTGAAAATCTCACCTTATTACAGCTACATACCGAAGGCGCCGAATCCTTAAGTCATCCCGATTTGCGTGGTCATTTGCGCCATCGTTGTTTCTTTGGTGGAGTGCCGACTCGGCCGTTATTACAAAGCGGTGACGCCGACTATGTGCCGATTTTCCTCTCGGAAGTGCCTAAACTGTTCCGCAGCGGCGAGCAAAAAATCGATACCGCGATTATCCAAGTGTCGCCGCCCGACAAACACGGCATGTGTTCCTTAGGGATTTCGGTGGAGGCCACCTTAGCCGCCTGCCAAGTGGCGGGTAAAATTATCGCCCATATCAACCCGCAAATGCCACGCACCCACGGCGATGGTTTTATTCATATCGACCGTTTCGCCGCCGTGTATGAACAGAGCGCCAGTTTACCCATTCATGCCTTTGCCACCGGCGATGCCGTGAGTTTGGCGATAGGTAAAAATGTGGCCGAATTAGTGCGCGATGGTGATTGTTTGCAGATGGGCATTGGCGCGATTCCCGATGCGGTACTTTCTTGCCTGACCGAGCATAAAGACTTAGGCGTGCATACCGAGCTATTTTCTGACGGGATTTTGCAGTTGGTCGAAAAGGGTGTGATTAACAACAGCAAGAAACGTTTTTACCCCGGAAAACTGGTCACAGGTTTCGCCTTAGGTAGCCAGAAGTTATACGACTATGTGGATGATAATCCTGCTGTTATCTTTATGGATATCGAGCAGGTGAACGATACTGCCATCATTCGTAAAAACCCCAATGTGATGGCGATTAACTCGGCATTGCAGGTCGATCTTTCTGGCCAAGTCTGCGCCGATTCGATAGGCACTAAGATTTATTCGGGTGTTGGCGGGCAGATGGACTTTATTCGCGGCGCAGGGCTCTCCGAAGGTGGCCGCTCAGTGATTGCCTTGCCAAGTACCGCCTCGGGCGGCAAGATTTCCCGCATTGCTCCTGTGTTATCGCCAGGTGCAGGGGTTGTGACGACGCGTGCCCATGTGCATTACATAGTGACCGAGTATGGCGCGGCGAACCTGCGTGGCCGCTCCTTGCGCGAGCGGGCGCAGGCGCTGATCAACATCGCCCATCCGGATTTTCGTGAGCAGCTTTGCCGCGATGCCTTCGAGGTGTGGGGATTAAGCCTCTAA
- a CDS encoding DUF2797 domain-containing protein, which produces MLGTLKKLRAHLDEAQQVQYQLVVGDELLPLNPLIGKPLTLTHTGNIFCCNCGKKTKKSYSQGHCFVCMQKLASCDMCIMKPETCHFDQGTCREPEWAQSHCFVPHYVYLSNTSGIKVGITRHTQLPTRWIDQGATQGLPIFKVSTRQLSGLVEVELAKLINDKTHWQTMLKGHADDIDLTAKAAELIPQIEAKLHEIGMQKGDYSIERLDETIQSIHYPIDTFPKKITSHNFDKNEVVSGILQGIKGQYLIFDTGVINIRKFTAYEVSVGLTD; this is translated from the coding sequence ATGTTAGGAACGCTAAAAAAGCTGCGCGCACACTTAGATGAGGCGCAACAAGTACAGTATCAACTGGTTGTTGGCGACGAGTTGCTGCCACTGAATCCCTTAATTGGCAAGCCGCTGACCCTGACCCACACGGGTAACATCTTCTGCTGTAACTGCGGTAAAAAGACCAAAAAGAGCTATTCGCAAGGCCATTGCTTTGTGTGTATGCAAAAGCTCGCCAGTTGCGATATGTGCATTATGAAGCCCGAAACCTGTCACTTTGACCAAGGTACTTGCCGCGAGCCAGAGTGGGCACAAAGCCATTGTTTTGTGCCGCATTATGTTTATCTATCCAATACTTCAGGTATCAAAGTCGGTATCACTCGCCACACGCAATTGCCTACTCGCTGGATAGATCAAGGCGCGACTCAAGGTTTACCGATTTTTAAAGTGTCGACACGACAACTCTCGGGTCTAGTGGAAGTGGAGTTAGCCAAACTCATCAACGATAAAACCCACTGGCAAACCATGCTTAAGGGCCACGCCGACGATATCGATTTAACTGCTAAGGCGGCGGAACTGATCCCGCAAATTGAGGCTAAGTTGCACGAAATCGGCATGCAAAAAGGCGATTACAGTATCGAACGTTTAGATGAAACGATTCAGTCGATTCACTATCCCATCGACACCTTTCCGAAGAAGATCACTTCCCACAACTTCGATAAAAATGAGGTGGTAAGCGGGATTTTACAGGGGATTAAAGGTCAGTATCTGATCTTCGATACCGGCGTGATTAACATTCGTAAATTCACGGCCTATGAGGTCAGCGTAGGGTTAACTGACTAA
- a CDS encoding DUF1415 domain-containing protein, translated as MNEIDLIIEQTDNWVKKVIMKYNICPFARREVERGSIRYLVVEQTKVKLVLKALIEECQYLDAHPEAETTLFILPRGFEGFYTYLDLVDMANDALFDNDYEGVYQLAHFHPDYCFEDEPQDSAANFTNRAPYPTLHIIREASMELALANYNDPESIPERNIQFCERKGSEFFIKLLAECMGK; from the coding sequence ATGAATGAGATAGATCTGATCATTGAACAAACCGATAACTGGGTGAAAAAAGTGATCATGAAATACAATATTTGCCCCTTCGCCAGACGTGAGGTCGAGCGCGGCAGTATTCGCTATCTCGTTGTTGAACAAACCAAAGTCAAGCTAGTGCTTAAAGCCTTGATTGAAGAATGCCAATATCTAGATGCCCATCCCGAAGCCGAAACCACGCTGTTTATTCTGCCGCGGGGTTTTGAGGGCTTTTACACTTACCTCGATCTCGTCGATATGGCGAACGACGCCTTATTCGACAACGACTATGAAGGCGTGTATCAACTCGCGCATTTTCATCCCGACTATTGCTTCGAGGATGAACCACAGGATTCTGCGGCCAATTTTACCAACCGCGCCCCCTACCCAACCCTGCATATAATTCGCGAGGCCAGTATGGAGTTAGCCCTTGCTAACTACAACGACCCCGAATCGATTCCCGAGCGCAATATTCAATTTTGTGAGCGTAAAGGCAGCGAATTTTTTATTAAATTACTCGCAGAGTGCATGGGGAAATAG
- a CDS encoding LysE family translocator gives MELILAIALFAFSSGITPGPNNIMLMTSGVNFGVKRSIPHLMGISLGFPTMILAIGLGLSALFQAYPIIHQVIKVIGIVYLLYLSWLIANSSSKMEGKSIAKPFSFLQAAAFQWVNPKGWIMAVGAIATFTSVQQDLTPQVVTIATVFLCVAFPCAVVWLGFGVALKRILKNERQQKIFNITMAILLVASIIPMIAP, from the coding sequence ATGGAGTTAATACTCGCTATCGCGTTGTTTGCCTTCTCATCGGGGATCACCCCAGGGCCTAACAACATTATGTTGATGACCTCGGGGGTCAACTTTGGCGTTAAACGTAGTATTCCGCATCTGATGGGGATTAGCCTTGGATTTCCTACTATGATCCTCGCCATCGGCCTAGGCTTAAGCGCCCTATTTCAAGCCTATCCGATTATCCACCAAGTGATTAAAGTGATTGGGATTGTGTATCTCCTGTACCTATCGTGGCTAATTGCCAACAGCAGTAGCAAGATGGAGGGCAAGAGCATCGCTAAACCCTTTAGCTTTTTGCAAGCCGCAGCATTTCAATGGGTTAACCCCAAAGGCTGGATTATGGCCGTGGGCGCGATTGCCACTTTTACCTCGGTGCAACAGGATCTCACACCGCAAGTAGTTACTATCGCCACAGTGTTTTTATGTGTGGCCTTTCCCTGCGCCGTGGTATGGCTTGGGTTTGGTGTGGCGCTTAAACGTATTTTGAAAAACGAGCGCCAGCAGAAGATCTTTAATATCACTATGGCCATCTTGCTTGTGGCGTCTATCATCCCTATGATCGCCCCCTAA